The proteins below are encoded in one region of Shewanella putrefaciens:
- the ychF gene encoding redox-regulated ATPase YchF translates to MGFKCGIVGLPNVGKSTLFNALTKAGIEAANFPFCTIEPNTGVVPVPDPRLDALAAIVNPQRVLPTTMEFVDIAGLVAGASKGEGLGNKFLANIRETDAIGHVVRCFDDDNIVHVANKVDPARDIEVINTELALADLDSLERAVLRQQKRAKGGDKDAKFEVEVLEKMRPVLDEAKMLRSMELSKEELEAVAYLNFLTLKPTMYIANVAEDGFENNPHLDAVRAIAATENAIVVAVCAAIESELAEMEIADRDEFMADLGIEEPGLDRVIRAGYQLLSLQTYFTAGVKEVRAWTIPVGASAPQAAGVIHTDFERGFIRAQVMAFEDFITYKGEAGAKEAGKLRVEGKTYIVKDGDVMHFLFNV, encoded by the coding sequence ATGGGTTTTAAATGCGGCATTGTTGGTCTTCCTAACGTAGGTAAATCAACGCTTTTTAATGCGTTAACTAAGGCTGGCATCGAAGCGGCTAACTTCCCGTTTTGTACCATAGAACCTAACACGGGTGTGGTTCCTGTGCCGGATCCACGTTTAGATGCCCTCGCTGCGATTGTGAACCCACAACGTGTGCTACCCACAACGATGGAGTTTGTGGATATTGCAGGCTTAGTCGCGGGCGCCTCTAAGGGTGAAGGTTTAGGTAACAAGTTCCTTGCCAACATCCGTGAAACCGATGCTATTGGACACGTAGTTCGTTGTTTTGATGATGATAACATCGTCCATGTGGCTAACAAGGTTGATCCTGCCCGTGATATCGAAGTCATCAACACTGAATTAGCCTTAGCCGACTTAGACAGTTTAGAGCGTGCGGTGCTCCGCCAGCAAAAACGCGCTAAGGGTGGCGATAAAGACGCTAAATTTGAAGTAGAAGTGCTGGAAAAAATGCGTCCAGTGCTCGATGAAGCCAAAATGTTGCGTTCAATGGAATTATCGAAAGAAGAACTAGAAGCAGTAGCTTACCTGAACTTCTTAACCTTAAAACCGACTATGTACATTGCTAACGTCGCGGAAGATGGTTTTGAGAATAACCCGCATTTAGATGCAGTTCGTGCGATTGCCGCTACGGAAAACGCTATCGTTGTTGCTGTGTGCGCCGCGATTGAATCTGAACTGGCTGAGATGGAAATCGCCGATCGCGACGAGTTTATGGCCGATTTGGGTATCGAAGAACCTGGTCTAGACCGCGTGATCCGCGCAGGTTATCAGTTGCTGAGTCTGCAAACTTACTTTACCGCAGGTGTAAAAGAAGTGCGTGCTTGGACAATACCAGTGGGGGCGAGTGCTCCACAAGCTGCTGGCGTTATTCATACCGATTTTGAACGCGGCTTTATTCGTGCCCAAGTGATGGCCTTTGAAGACTTCATCACCTATAAGGGTGAAGCGGGCGCTAAAGAAGCGGGTAAATTACGCGTTGAAGGTAAGACTTACATCGTTAAAGATGGCGATGTAATGCATTTCCTATTTAACGTATAA
- the pth gene encoding aminoacyl-tRNA hydrolase produces the protein MSEIKLIVGLANPGAEYAQTRHNAGAWYVHELARICGVTLVPDSKYFGVTARAVLHGKDVRLLIPTTYMNLSGKAVGALANFFRITPEEILVAHDELDMPPGVAKFKLGGGHGGHNGLKDIIAKLANDKNFYRLRIGIGHPGDKNQVSGYVLGKAPAKEQELIEAAIDEAVRSTEILFKEDMVKAMNRLHSFKAQ, from the coding sequence ATGAGCGAAATTAAATTAATCGTTGGTCTTGCCAATCCCGGGGCCGAATATGCACAGACACGCCATAATGCGGGCGCTTGGTACGTGCATGAGTTAGCTAGGATCTGTGGTGTGACCTTAGTGCCCGATAGCAAGTATTTTGGTGTGACGGCAAGGGCGGTATTGCATGGTAAAGATGTGCGTTTGCTGATCCCGACGACTTATATGAATTTAAGTGGTAAAGCCGTGGGTGCCTTGGCGAATTTTTTCCGTATTACGCCTGAAGAAATTTTAGTGGCCCACGATGAGCTTGATATGCCGCCCGGGGTGGCTAAGTTTAAACTCGGTGGCGGCCATGGTGGCCACAATGGTTTGAAAGATATCATTGCCAAGCTCGCGAATGATAAAAATTTTTATCGTCTACGCATAGGCATTGGCCATCCAGGGGATAAAAACCAAGTCAGTGGTTATGTTTTAGGTAAAGCTCCAGCTAAAGAGCAGGAGCTGATCGAAGCCGCGATCGACGAAGCGGTGCGTTCCACTGAGATCCTGTTTAAAGAAGACATGGTAAAAGCCATGAACAGATTACACTCCTTTAAAGCACAGTAG
- a CDS encoding FAD-dependent monooxygenase produces the protein MVGAATAIGLAEQGLKVAVVESFVPKAYGPEQPLDVRVSAISVASETLLDRLGAMDALLQMRNVPYLGLETWELEGCITQFHCSQIGASHLGHIVENRLIQLALWQRMAQLDGITLYCPDKVAAFARGSDSVSVHLQSNIKLTAKLLVGADGANSQVRQWAGIGITGWDYAQSAMLINIKTAQGQQDVTWQQFTPKGPRSLLPLPGNNASLVWYDDANRIKQLMQLNNKQLAEQIRVHFPARLDADFTVESKGSFGLTRRHAQRYYSQNVVILGDAAHTINPLAGQGVNLGFKDVEALLAVIKEALTQHEAWWSKEVLARYQDRRYRDNQLMMTTMDVFYAGFSNDILPLKLLRNGALKLANINSPIKQTVLKYAMGLN, from the coding sequence ATGGTTGGCGCGGCGACCGCTATCGGGCTTGCTGAGCAAGGTCTTAAGGTGGCTGTGGTTGAGTCTTTTGTGCCTAAGGCCTATGGGCCTGAGCAGCCGTTAGATGTGCGAGTATCTGCCATTAGTGTTGCCTCTGAAACATTACTCGATCGCTTAGGGGCGATGGATGCGCTGCTGCAAATGCGCAATGTGCCTTATCTTGGCTTAGAAACCTGGGAACTCGAAGGTTGCATTACTCAATTTCACTGCAGTCAAATTGGCGCCAGCCATTTAGGGCATATTGTTGAAAATCGTTTAATTCAACTTGCGCTGTGGCAACGGATGGCGCAATTGGATGGCATCACCTTATATTGTCCGGATAAGGTCGCGGCATTTGCCCGTGGTAGCGATAGCGTCAGTGTGCACTTGCAGTCCAACATTAAACTGACCGCTAAGTTATTAGTGGGGGCCGATGGTGCAAACTCCCAAGTACGCCAGTGGGCGGGGATAGGGATTACGGGGTGGGATTACGCCCAATCGGCGATGTTGATCAATATAAAAACGGCACAGGGACAACAGGATGTCACTTGGCAGCAGTTTACGCCTAAGGGGCCGCGCTCCCTATTGCCTCTGCCCGGAAATAACGCTTCACTCGTTTGGTATGATGATGCTAATCGCATTAAGCAATTGATGCAGCTAAATAATAAACAGCTTGCAGAGCAGATAAGAGTGCATTTCCCTGCGCGTTTAGACGCCGATTTTACCGTTGAGAGTAAAGGCAGTTTTGGTCTTACCCGCCGCCATGCACAGCGCTACTATAGCCAGAACGTGGTGATCTTAGGCGATGCCGCCCATACGATAAACCCGCTTGCAGGCCAGGGTGTCAACCTTGGATTTAAGGATGTCGAAGCGCTGCTTGCGGTCATCAAGGAAGCTTTAACACAGCATGAAGCATGGTGGTCTAAAGAGGTGCTGGCTCGGTATCAAGATAGGCGATATCGGGATAACCAATTGATGATGACGACTATGGATGTCTTTTATGCGGGCTTTAGTAATGACATTTTGCCGCTGAAACTACTGCGAAATGGCGCCCTTAAATTGGCCAATATCAATTCACCTATCAAGCAAACCGTTCTCAAATACGCTATGGGTTTAAACTGA
- the miaB gene encoding tRNA (N6-isopentenyl adenosine(37)-C2)-methylthiotransferase MiaB → MSKKLHIKTWGCQMNEYDSSKMADLLGEYQGYTLTEEASEADILLLNTCSIREKAQEKVFHQLGRWKTLKDKNPNLIIGVGGCVASQEGKAIKDRAQCVDIIFGPQTLHRLPDMIEQVRRGDKAVIDISFPEIEKFDRLPEPRAEGPTAFVSIMEGCSKYCSFCVVPYTRGEEVSRPLDDIILEIAQLAEQGVREVNLLGQNVNAYRGATHDGAICSFAELLRFVAAIDGIDRIRFTTSHPIEFTQDIIDVYQDTPELVSFLHLPVQSGSDRILTAMKRGHMAIEYKSIIRRLRKARPDIQISSDFIIGFPGETKEDFADTMKLIEEIGFDHSFSFIYSARPGTPAADLPDDVDMEEKKQRLAILQDRITQQAMRYSRHMMGTVQRILVEGPSVKNPMELRGRTENNRVVNFEGQPKHIGSFVDVEIVDVYTNSLRGKFIRGEDEMDLRRSLRPADILAKHKQDDDLGVTQFKP, encoded by the coding sequence ATGAGTAAAAAACTCCATATTAAAACTTGGGGCTGTCAAATGAATGAGTATGACTCATCCAAGATGGCTGATCTGTTAGGCGAATACCAAGGTTATACCTTGACTGAAGAAGCGTCGGAGGCTGACATTCTCCTGCTAAACACTTGCTCCATCCGCGAAAAAGCGCAGGAAAAAGTGTTCCATCAGCTCGGACGCTGGAAGACGCTGAAAGATAAAAACCCCAACCTCATCATAGGTGTGGGTGGTTGTGTTGCGTCTCAAGAAGGCAAAGCCATTAAAGACAGAGCACAATGCGTCGACATTATTTTTGGACCACAAACCTTGCACCGTCTGCCGGACATGATCGAGCAAGTGCGCCGTGGTGACAAAGCGGTTATCGATATCAGCTTCCCTGAAATCGAAAAATTTGACCGCCTTCCAGAGCCACGCGCCGAAGGCCCAACGGCGTTTGTGTCTATCATGGAAGGTTGCAGCAAATACTGCTCATTCTGCGTGGTCCCTTATACCCGCGGTGAAGAAGTCAGCCGTCCACTGGATGACATCATCCTTGAAATCGCCCAGTTGGCAGAGCAAGGCGTACGCGAAGTGAACCTGCTCGGTCAAAACGTTAACGCCTACCGCGGTGCAACCCACGATGGCGCTATTTGTAGCTTTGCGGAATTATTGCGCTTTGTCGCCGCCATCGACGGCATAGATCGCATTCGCTTTACCACAAGCCACCCAATTGAGTTCACCCAGGATATTATTGACGTTTACCAAGATACTCCTGAATTAGTCAGCTTCCTGCACTTACCCGTACAATCGGGTTCTGACCGAATTCTCACGGCGATGAAACGCGGCCATATGGCGATTGAATATAAGTCGATCATCCGTCGCCTGCGTAAAGCCCGTCCAGATATTCAAATCAGTTCTGACTTTATCATTGGCTTCCCTGGCGAAACCAAGGAAGACTTTGCCGACACCATGAAGTTAATTGAAGAAATCGGTTTCGACCACAGCTTCAGCTTTATCTATAGCGCACGTCCGGGCACGCCAGCGGCGGATTTGCCCGATGACGTCGATATGGAAGAGAAAAAACAACGTCTGGCGATTCTGCAAGACCGCATCACCCAGCAAGCCATGCGCTACAGCCGTCATATGATGGGCACAGTACAGCGCATTCTGGTGGAAGGTCCTTCGGTGAAAAATCCGATGGAGCTACGTGGTCGCACCGAGAACAACCGAGTAGTGAACTTCGAAGGTCAACCTAAACATATCGGCAGCTTTGTGGATGTGGAGATTGTTGACGTCTATACCAACTCACTGCGCGGCAAGTTTATCCGTGGTGAAGATGAAATGGATCTGCGCCGCAGCCTACGCCCAGCGGATATCCTAGCTAAACATAAGCAAGATGATGATTTGGGCGTCACTCAATTTAAGCCGTAA
- a CDS encoding PhoH family protein: MSSKLTTMNLYLEPAETRRLASLCGPFDDNIKQIERRVGVEIVRKNNHFQITGLPRNCLSANNLLKQLYIETQTVKGSTPDLEPEQVHIAIQEAIALEQDDSGDDKALHIKTRRGVIKPRNPNQSTYVANIVRHDITFGIGPAGTGKTYLAVAAAVDALERQEVRRILLTRPAVEAGEKLGFLPGDLSQKVDPYLRPLYDALFEMLGFEKVERLIEKNVIEVAPLAYMRGRTLNDAFIILDESQNTTIEQMKMFLTRIGFNSRAVITGDITQTDLPKHIKSGLRHAIEVLSQVEEISFNFFVSQDVVRHPVVARIVEAYDAFDQKEQALKAKKESHYQQLQQQQETLKHES; the protein is encoded by the coding sequence TTGTCCAGTAAATTAACCACTATGAATCTGTATCTCGAACCCGCCGAAACCCGCCGTTTGGCGTCATTGTGCGGTCCATTCGATGACAATATCAAACAGATTGAGCGCCGAGTAGGCGTTGAAATTGTTCGTAAAAACAACCATTTTCAAATCACTGGACTGCCACGCAACTGTTTAAGTGCGAATAATTTGCTTAAACAACTTTATATCGAAACCCAAACAGTGAAAGGCAGCACACCGGATCTTGAGCCTGAACAAGTGCATATCGCCATTCAAGAGGCTATCGCCCTTGAGCAGGACGATAGCGGTGACGATAAAGCCCTGCATATTAAAACCCGCCGTGGCGTCATTAAACCGCGCAATCCGAACCAAAGTACCTATGTCGCCAATATTGTGCGCCATGATATCACCTTCGGGATTGGCCCTGCGGGAACCGGTAAGACCTACCTTGCGGTTGCAGCCGCGGTGGATGCCTTAGAACGTCAAGAAGTGCGCCGCATCCTGTTAACTCGCCCTGCGGTGGAAGCCGGTGAAAAACTCGGCTTTTTACCCGGCGATTTGAGCCAAAAGGTCGATCCCTATCTGCGCCCGCTCTACGATGCCCTGTTTGAAATGCTCGGTTTTGAGAAGGTCGAGCGCCTGATCGAAAAAAACGTCATCGAAGTGGCACCACTGGCCTATATGCGCGGTCGCACCTTAAACGATGCCTTTATTATTCTCGATGAAAGCCAAAATACGACTATTGAGCAAATGAAGATGTTCTTAACCCGTATTGGTTTTAACTCTCGAGCGGTGATCACCGGTGATATCACCCAAACCGACTTGCCTAAACATATTAAGTCAGGACTGCGCCATGCAATTGAAGTGTTAAGCCAAGTTGAAGAAATCAGCTTTAATTTCTTCGTCTCCCAAGACGTAGTACGTCATCCCGTGGTTGCGCGCATCGTTGAAGCCTATGACGCCTTCGATCAAAAAGAGCAGGCCCTAAAGGCGAAAAAAGAAAGTCACTATCAACAACTTCAACAACAGCAGGAAACCCTAAAGCATGAGTCTTGA
- the ybeY gene encoding rRNA maturation RNase YbeY: MSLDLALDVQYATTSDYLPTQAQLTLWAKTAIGNSMDQAELTIRIVDSRESQMLNSTYRGKDKPTNVLSFPFEAPPEIELPLLGDLVICAAVVENEAREQQKSLEAHWAHMVVHGCLHLLGYDHIEDEEAEEMESLETQLIVSLGFTDPYKEE, encoded by the coding sequence ATGAGTCTTGATTTAGCCTTAGACGTTCAGTACGCCACCACAAGCGACTACCTGCCAACACAAGCACAATTGACGCTATGGGCGAAAACAGCCATTGGCAACAGCATGGATCAGGCAGAATTGACGATCCGCATCGTCGATAGCCGTGAAAGCCAAATGCTTAACAGTACCTATCGCGGTAAAGATAAACCGACCAATGTGCTGTCTTTTCCCTTTGAAGCACCGCCAGAAATTGAACTTCCATTGCTTGGGGATCTTGTTATTTGCGCCGCAGTCGTTGAAAATGAAGCCCGTGAGCAGCAAAAATCCCTAGAAGCGCACTGGGCGCACATGGTTGTACATGGTTGTCTGCATCTGCTAGGGTATGATCACATTGAAGATGAAGAAGCTGAAGAGATGGAGTCATTGGAGACTCAACTCATTGTAAGCTTAGGTTTTACTGACCCATATAAGGAAGAATAA
- the corC gene encoding CNNM family magnesium/cobalt transport protein CorC (CorC(YbeX) belongs to the Cyclin M Mg2+ Exporter (CNNM) family, and was characterized as belonging to a set of three proteins, at least one of which must be present for CorA to function.) codes for MSDDIPPSTNAHKKSWFDRVSQLFQGEPQNREDLVDVIDGAEQRDLITEDTREMIKGVLEVSDMRVRDIMIPRAQIVAIQIDNTVEELLATVIGSGHSRFPVVNEDKDHIEGILLAKDLIPYGFSNSDEPFSLSRVIRPAVVVPESKRVDVLLKEFRSQRYHMAIVVDEYGGVSGLVTIEDILEEIVGEIEDEFDHDSAEETEIRKVGNTVYMVKALTPIEDFNEEFNTDFSDEEFDTVGGLVSHAFGHLPERNESIMIEGIEFKVISADTRRLIQLRVKLPDPNTSEDIE; via the coding sequence ATGAGTGACGATATCCCCCCGAGTACGAACGCCCATAAAAAAAGCTGGTTTGATAGAGTAAGTCAGTTATTTCAGGGCGAACCTCAAAATCGCGAAGATTTAGTCGATGTGATTGATGGTGCAGAGCAGCGCGATCTGATCACTGAAGATACCCGCGAAATGATCAAGGGTGTATTAGAAGTTTCTGATATGCGTGTTCGGGACATTATGATCCCAAGAGCTCAAATTGTCGCGATTCAAATCGACAATACCGTTGAAGAGCTCCTTGCCACTGTGATTGGCTCTGGCCATTCCCGTTTCCCCGTCGTGAATGAAGACAAAGATCATATCGAAGGCATATTGCTGGCTAAAGATTTGATCCCATACGGTTTTTCCAACAGTGATGAGCCCTTTTCCCTCAGTCGGGTGATCCGTCCCGCAGTGGTTGTGCCAGAAAGCAAACGCGTCGATGTGTTGCTTAAAGAATTCCGTTCGCAACGCTACCATATGGCGATTGTTGTCGATGAGTACGGCGGCGTATCTGGCCTTGTGACCATCGAAGATATTCTGGAAGAAATCGTCGGTGAGATTGAAGATGAGTTCGACCACGATAGCGCCGAAGAAACCGAGATCCGCAAAGTCGGCAACACGGTTTATATGGTGAAGGCGTTAACGCCAATTGAAGATTTTAACGAAGAATTCAATACTGATTTCAGCGATGAAGAGTTTGATACCGTCGGTGGCTTAGTCTCCCACGCCTTCGGCCATCTGCCTGAACGCAATGAAAGCATTATGATTGAAGGCATAGAGTTCAAAGTGATTAGCGCCGATACCAGGCGTTTAATCCAACTCAGGGTTAAACTCCCCGATCCTAATACTAGCGAAGACATAGAATAA
- the lnt gene encoding apolipoprotein N-acyltransferase, with product MLNNIRAFAQQKSRTHALRLVLAFVLGASTALSFAPYSIWIIYPIAMALALWQSQPLSTKANFYYWLSFGFGCFAVGISWVHVSMDTFGGLPLPASIGLMALLALYLALYPALTGLALAWLTNARSRADEAKFSLWRNLALFPALWTLTEWARGWVMTGFPWLWAGYSQTQGPLKPLASIIGALGLSFVLAMLAGALALCLTKRYKSLLILLPLIVLSAWVVPKFSDIHPTGESVKVALVQGNIPQSMKWEPEALWPTLLKYMDLSREHLDADIIIWPEAAVPAPESMVQEFLDNANKVANLNHTSIITGIISHQDNQFYNSLIVLGNHNQKQQTGPDYEADGSNQFKKHHLLPIGEFVPFEALLRPIAPFFNLPMSSFARGEYRQPNLSALGHKIAPAICYEIAFPEQLRDSVDLDTDILLTVSNDAWFGTSNGPLQHMEMAQMRSIELGRPLVRATNNGVTAVVDEKGNITASLPQFETGVLSATIPLVTGQTWFAKIGQMPLLLLCGLLVLLGLGRRAKAQ from the coding sequence GTGCTAAATAACATTCGGGCTTTTGCCCAACAAAAGTCCCGAACCCACGCTTTGAGGCTCGTACTGGCATTTGTCCTTGGTGCCAGTACGGCACTTTCATTTGCCCCTTATTCCATCTGGATTATCTATCCTATCGCCATGGCGTTGGCCCTTTGGCAGAGTCAGCCCCTCTCGACTAAGGCTAACTTTTACTATTGGTTAAGCTTTGGTTTTGGTTGTTTTGCCGTCGGGATCAGCTGGGTGCACGTGAGTATGGACACCTTTGGTGGTCTACCACTCCCCGCATCGATTGGCTTAATGGCCTTATTGGCCCTGTATTTAGCCTTATATCCCGCGCTGACGGGTTTAGCGCTGGCGTGGTTAACCAACGCGCGCAGTCGTGCTGACGAAGCTAAGTTCAGTCTTTGGCGTAATCTCGCCCTATTCCCCGCACTGTGGACCTTAACCGAATGGGCTCGTGGTTGGGTGATGACGGGTTTCCCCTGGTTATGGGCGGGTTATTCGCAAACCCAAGGGCCGCTAAAGCCCCTTGCTAGCATCATAGGTGCGCTGGGATTAAGCTTTGTGCTAGCGATGCTCGCGGGTGCATTAGCCCTTTGTTTGACTAAGCGTTATAAAAGCTTACTGATTTTACTGCCACTCATCGTACTGAGTGCCTGGGTTGTACCTAAATTTTCCGATATTCATCCAACGGGCGAGAGCGTCAAAGTGGCGCTGGTGCAAGGTAATATTCCCCAAAGCATGAAGTGGGAACCCGAAGCTCTGTGGCCAACACTCTTGAAATATATGGATTTATCCCGAGAACACTTAGATGCCGATATCATTATTTGGCCAGAGGCCGCCGTCCCGGCGCCCGAGTCTATGGTGCAGGAGTTTTTAGATAATGCTAATAAAGTGGCGAATCTAAATCACACCTCCATTATCACTGGCATTATTAGTCATCAGGACAATCAATTCTATAATTCATTGATTGTGCTAGGTAATCATAATCAGAAACAACAAACAGGCCCCGATTATGAGGCCGATGGCAGCAACCAATTTAAGAAACATCACCTGCTGCCGATTGGTGAGTTTGTGCCCTTCGAGGCACTGCTGCGCCCGATAGCGCCGTTCTTCAATCTGCCAATGTCATCCTTTGCTAGAGGCGAATACCGTCAGCCGAATCTAAGCGCGCTTGGACATAAAATTGCACCGGCAATTTGCTATGAAATCGCGTTCCCTGAGCAGCTCAGGGACAGTGTCGACCTAGATACCGATATTCTGCTCACAGTGTCAAACGATGCCTGGTTTGGTACCTCAAATGGGCCACTGCAACATATGGAAATGGCCCAAATGCGTTCAATTGAACTGGGCCGCCCTTTAGTTCGTGCGACCAACAATGGAGTTACCGCCGTGGTCGATGAAAAGGGCAATATCACCGCATCATTACCGCAGTTTGAAACGGGCGTCCTGAGTGCAACCATTCCACTGGTGACAGGGCAAACATGGTTCGCCAAAATAGGCCAAATGCCCCTGCTGTTACTCTGTGGCTTACTCGTGTTACTCGGCCTTGGCAGACGTGCTAAAGCGCAATAG
- a CDS encoding class I SAM-dependent methyltransferase yields MAPLRTRYQTHEFGTIDIHVRTLRDNQEFQDINGEAEKLGISSATWPLFGIIWPSGQVLSHHMLDYDISNKRILEVGCGIGLASLVLNHRHADITATDYHPETGGFLAKNVALNNGRVIPFVRTGWADTASELGMFDLIIGSDLLYEQEHADLLSQFIEQHAKPSCDVVLVDPGRGNHAKFSKKMVMLGFDHSQHKPINTAFLTAPFHGQILTYCRN; encoded by the coding sequence ATGGCTCCCCTGCGTACCCGCTACCAAACCCACGAGTTTGGGACGATTGACATCCATGTTCGCACCCTTAGAGATAACCAAGAATTTCAAGATATTAACGGCGAGGCAGAAAAACTCGGCATTTCCTCTGCCACTTGGCCATTATTTGGCATTATCTGGCCATCCGGACAGGTACTCTCCCACCATATGCTTGACTACGATATTAGCAATAAACGCATTTTGGAGGTTGGCTGCGGAATTGGCCTTGCCAGCTTAGTGCTTAATCACAGGCATGCCGATATCACAGCAACGGACTATCACCCTGAAACCGGTGGTTTTCTTGCAAAAAATGTGGCGCTCAATAACGGCCGAGTCATTCCCTTCGTACGAACGGGCTGGGCCGATACGGCATCGGAATTGGGCATGTTCGATTTGATTATCGGTAGCGATCTACTGTATGAACAAGAGCATGCGGATTTACTTTCTCAATTTATAGAACAACATGCCAAGCCAAGTTGCGATGTCGTGCTGGTCGATCCAGGTCGCGGAAATCACGCCAAATTTAGTAAAAAAATGGTCATGCTCGGTTTTGACCATTCCCAACATAAACCCATTAATACGGCATTTTTAACTGCACCTTTTCATGGCCAAATTCTGACCTATTGCCGCAATTAA
- a CDS encoding zinc ribbon-containing protein, translating to MNDRSNALLGLYQALITEVKSQFAEDNTMTAKNLFKSVTQGKEYLRLKEQAKEDELALVEQFLKRDIASFLREQNADSFSHSPSVIAMENTLWHWLSEITDRSQVEWHELTQDFKHHGYYQSGDIVSQGIMVCTNCGHEMNIEFPGVVPDCPECDNEEFTREPLTP from the coding sequence ATGAATGATAGAAGTAACGCGCTACTAGGACTGTATCAAGCCTTAATTACCGAGGTGAAATCCCAATTTGCAGAAGATAACACTATGACTGCAAAGAATTTATTTAAATCAGTCACTCAAGGTAAGGAGTATTTGCGTCTTAAAGAACAGGCCAAAGAAGATGAACTCGCGTTAGTGGAACAATTCTTAAAGCGTGATATAGCGAGTTTTCTGCGTGAGCAAAATGCCGATAGTTTCAGCCATAGCCCAAGTGTCATTGCCATGGAAAATACCCTGTGGCACTGGCTGAGTGAAATAACCGACCGTAGCCAAGTGGAGTGGCACGAGTTAACACAGGATTTTAAGCACCATGGCTATTATCAGAGTGGTGATATTGTCAGCCAAGGCATTATGGTCTGCACCAATTGTGGCCATGAAATGAATATTGAATTTCCTGGGGTTGTCCCCGATTGTCCCGAGTGCGATAACGAAGAGTTTACCCGTGAACCGCTAACGCCCTAA